Within the Eucalyptus grandis isolate ANBG69807.140 chromosome 1, ASM1654582v1, whole genome shotgun sequence genome, the region TCGCTGTCCATCCTGATATAGCTCCCACAAATCTGACACCTTTCTCTGAAAGTTTCCCCGTTCTTGCCTGCAAAACTTCGCAGCTTCACTTACGATGGGCTGCAGCATATCAAATGGGAAGAAAAACAACAAGGAGAAGAATACTATAATTCGTCGCACGGATTAAGAACCACACAAACAGCTTGAAGAATGGTCTCGCCAAGGATGTTCCCCTATGCTCAAAGCTTCCACACTATTTAGGTTCTTAGTGGTTTATTcgattttattctttatttttggcaaaaaatgaTGTTATTTTTCTGGAGTAGGGGTGGGTTGGATAGGGGTGCTTCCTTGTCGCTGCACAGGAAGAGGCTGACTGGAACTGATAACTTCCATGTCAGAGGGGAGCAAGCATACTATCATCGAGCATTTAGAAACTTCCACTGGCAAAAAAGACGTACTAGAATTATTGGTGTGCTGCACATAGATATTTTTGCTTAATAATTTGAATAGCAGGGATCTGCAGTTAATCCATGTGAGAGTTCAAAGCAGACCACAATGCCCTCTTGAGGAGTAACCCTGTATCAGAGCTCTTTGTATTTGTCACTACTTGCATGGTACTGTACAAAGAGATTGAACTGCGGATATAATGGTAACAAAAGATTCCTTAGAACATGGCACAATTTAATTcttgaagagagaagaaggacaGAACTTAAGTCCGTTTTAGTTTATCTGAGGCAAAAGccttgtttgttcatttttctcaCTGCTGCACAAATGGTTCTATTTACGAGGACGAAACCCGAGAATAAAGTGACAAAGTATTGAATACCTTAAGCACACAGAGTAATTGTGACAGTTGTGGTAAACATCTTAGAAGTAGACATAATGGGCATCAAACAATTCAGAGTTTTAAAGTGGTGTCTGGGGGCAGGGAGTCATGGACTACAATATGCAGAGATCGTATTGAGTAAAGCAAGAGCCAATTGTGCATATCTAGTGGGATATCTGGAGCCCAGAATTCCTGAGCAAGTCATGCAAAGCAGCATCGAGGAATAACTGCATTCTGTTCCTCAATTTTATAGAAGACCTTTGGTTTTACTAAATGTTTGACTATTGGAGATGCATTGATGTTCGCGGATAAGAGAGAAGCGGGTGTGGTCAGCTGGCAAAAGCAAAAACCTGACCTTcaatattttttgagaaaaatgtctACCATAGAAGGCAGTGTAATAAGCAAGTGAGAAACCCCGGGGATGAGCAAATTCTGTTCATTGTATAGTATAATATTAGCTATATGACAACTTAGAGCATCTATCATCAGATTGATGAAAATCAAAGATGCCAAGAGcaggaaagggaaagaagagagagaacataCCATAAGAACAGCTACAAAAGCAATGAAACAAGCAATTGATCCGGGCAAGATGCTATGTGGAACATAAGGGACAAAAGTAGCCCACATGACCTGCGAAAAAGATAGAAGACAAATGCTATTCAAAGGaagcaaaatgaagaaagagaagcaaaccaGGTTACAGAGCTATATTGATGTACTTGAGGGAGAACGGAGAGGCCGCCGATAGTGATGAAGTCTTCCCAGATGGAccaaagggagggagggagcaaGTGGAAGTAGTTGGAGAAGTTGAGGAGGAGGCCTGTGGCGACGACCAGAGAAGTGACGAGGAAGATGGGGAGGGGCATGGCGCGTCCGATGGCGAGTTGGAAGACAACGACATAGATGGAGACCACGCCCAGCGTCTGAACCACGACCgcctccttctccctcttctttatGAAGTAAGAAAGCAGGGAAAGGTTGCCCAGTAGCCCAGTAAGCATGCCCTGCAATTGTGAATGTAACTTGCTAGCTCCAAAAGAGTTGGCTTAGAGGAGGGAAGGAAAGGGGCGGTCTTGTTCGAACATACCAGCCAGGGGACGGCGAGGAGGGCGGAGTGATTGCCGGATAAGAGGTTGCGGGCGTTGAGGATGATCTGAGGGAGCTGCAGCAACAAGAAGGGGATGTTTGAGGAAGCCGAGAACTTGGCAGTGAGAGAATCCCATTGCCGCAACAGGGTGCTAGTCTCCGCCGGAGGCGACGATCCCTGTCAAGAAAGAGGCCAAATTCAAAACGAGACGCACGGAAGTCCATCGAACAAGAAAGAGGGCAgtgggcaaaagaaaaaagaaaaaaaaacgaaggaaGGAGAATGCTGGCCTGTACTGCACCGACCTGGGGGTGAGGGATGTCGGAGTCGAGAGCGGAAGCGGCGGTGGGAGTGGCAGGAGATTGAACAAGAAGGAACAGGGGAGGATGGCGAGGGAAAAGGGAGAGGGGCTCGCGGAGGTGGGTGTAGTTGATCGGAGAGGAGAACGGGGGGGTGATTCTGAGGGTGAGGGAGCCAGAATGAGAAGGGGTAGGAGccctgcttctgcttctgcttctgcttctggaGAAACAAGAAGAAGCGGAAGAAGCAACCACAGACTCAGCCATGCCTGGAGGATGAACGGAACTCTTCTAAGCCGACTGCTCTCGCTCAACCGATAACGTAACAGCTTAAGGACATAGAAATAGAACTAGAAATAGAAGGTGGTGGTCAAGTGCTCAGAAAAAAAAGGTGTATTATGTGTCTAGTGTCCGACGTCCCTCGTGGCGGGGATTCTTTCTCGAAtcgatatttttattattgatgaaCCTCGAATTATTGGCAAATCCCAATAGCGGAGCCGCCTCCACCGCTGATGGCGATGTTGGAGAAAGGGAGAAGATGGTCACGTGACACGGGCAGTAAGGCGATATTTTGCTCCTGCTGTGGGCCTGGGGAACCACAAATTCAGCCCAAGATCCAGATCTCCATCACCGCCGCTCCAAAACGAGACGAATGCGTGCAAAAGGAGGGACCCGACTTTTcgagaaattaattaatgaagcAGCCGACCTTCCTTCACTCATGTGTAAATAATTATATGGTGCTCTTATCTCCGCTATATTTATGTATTATTGAGTTAAAACCACCTTGAATCTAGGTGATGGGATCTACGAAGAGTGTCGGTCAGATATAGCAACTGCAGAGGTGATCCATACGTGAAGCCTTACAACAGACTAAATGAATTTTTTCCGCGATCACTTTAATCCACAGATACTTCAACTTACAGGATCCTGATCAGTCGTTCAGTTTTAGTTACAAAATGCCCAAGTTCATAGGCCCTTTACATTATACTTTCATCACCGTTGCAGGTCAGAATcgtaaaataaggaaaaatccTCTCTTCCCAATATATATACACCATCCAATTTCTGTGCTGTCTAAAGCTGAAAGTGAAAGTAAACAAAAAGTATCAATGTTTCAGCAGCATGGCCTCCATCATTCTCTTCCTCGCCATGTGTTTTAGTTTCTCTAGCGCGACTAGCCCAACTTGCCTTACCCTTTCCCGGGACAAACCTATACTGCAAAGTGATCATCGAGCGTTAAAACATTACAAATTAGCAAGAGGAAAGGGCCAATTACAATAAAGACTGCTTTGCTCATTTGGAAATTCTAACTGCTACACTGATTGACTGCGAACTCTACTGACTGCCTGAGTGTTACCATCTTTCACTTAATGACAGAGTCGCATTCATACGAAAATCCAAACATTGAAGCATATAGATGTAAACTAATGCTGTGTAGCACTAGCAGTCTTGCACCAAATGCACATGTGCAAGGATCAGTAAATGCAATACATTAGCCAATGAATACTCACCGTTTACTGATGTCCTCCCATGTAAGGCATTCATTATCCAAGCCGTAGTAAAGGCGTATGATTTCTCCCTCCCTTTTGCTAAGTGTCACGTTCATGAGCTTGTTTACTTCATCCTGCATGTGGTTCAGCCAATGTTACTTCCTTGTATATTCACTAACCTTGTAGTGAAACCATCATTTAGCATAATTGAAATTCCATTGTTGTAATCCTATTCTGGTTATAATTAGTAATCCAGCCATCAGGGAGATTGTTCCAAGTCAATAATCTAGATAGAATGACACTTGATGGCAGTTTTTAAACTTGAAAGATCAAACTTGCGAACATCTTACTTGGTAGCGTACGGAGTTCTCAAATTACCAGAAGCTAAATTTTCTGTAGAAACAGTGAAAACAGTTTCATAGGACAATTTCTCAATGCAATTGAAAGCAAGCCTAATGTTTCAAGACTTGCTCTCCACCATTCATCAGTACAAAACTAAAAACCAGAATGAATACCACCGAGCCAAAAATTTCTTTCGTGCACAAGGACTAGAAGATTCCATAACTGCAAAAATTTGCCTGAAAACCAAAACCCTCCTTCTAGTCATGCTAAACTTTGTAAAAGACTGATTGTTGCACCAGGATgcctttgaaatttgaaatgattgatACTTTCTAGCATTTTGAAGGCCTCTAATTCGTTACATAAATTTAAAGCCCCACAAGACTGCAACTCTACCTTGAGTGCCCATTCATCCACTCCATGCCATGGGTTATTCTCAACGTGAATATCTGCAATGTACTAAaagataccaaaaaaaaaaaaaaaggaagagaaaacatTGGTGTCAGAGCAGTGTAAGCTGTGCAGCAAAAGTTATACATGACCTCAGAGGATAAGTTACTGTGGTGATACTTACACTATGGTGAGTTTCTCCTGGTAGACCGTTCAAGGAAGGGAATGCATCCCTGTCAAGAGAGAAAACTTTACCAATTGCCTGCATAATTGCCGTTGTCATGACGAATAAGATCGACTGAAACCATGGGTCCATCTATAACAACAATTAATCTCTATCATATATGCTACCTCTGTGGCATTCCTGACTTTCTTCTGAGACATGTTCAGACATTCTGCAATCCTCTggaaacagaaaagaaagacaCAGGAAAGAGGATGAGATGAGCAAAGCATCCCAATGATTTGGCACTCACATGACTACTCTACTATGACAGAGGGTTGAAATTCCATTTGAAAGCCACATGACAGTCAACTTACATCCACAGagggagtgattcctttttcttccaGTCTAACCTTCGCATTGCGAATTAAGCCTAACCGTTCATGCAAATGAGCTGGCAATCTCAAGGTTCTAGAATTCTCCACCAATGCTCTTGAAACACCCTGAATTCAGGAAAGTACAATCACTATCAGACTTAAGCAATACCTTCAATGCATCCAAAGGCAAACTTATAAAGGAAGTCATTCAACATTAAGGGTTAAAAGAGTTGCAACTTGAGCAAATAATCTACAGTAACTCTTCAAGAACAGGATATTCACGGAAATCCAAAGTGCTCTATTTTGTAGTCAGTGACCTTTCCTTGCAAAATTATGATACCATTTTCTTACCACacaaatcatcaacataatgTGCATGGCCTTCCTTTAGTGCACAATTGCCATGAATCTTTATCCTATGCAGTTTTAAAGTTGAACAGATATGGGGAACCATCACCACTCAAAAAACCCAAAGATCAGACCCAAACGAACTAAATAAACATAACAGATTGACAAGATAGTGCACAAAGTTTAATGGATTAATGGAAATTGAGGATGAGGAGGGCAATCTGATGTCTCAATGGGACAAGAAGCAGCCTAGCTCCAATTACATGTGACTGGTTATATGTATCCACACATCAGCTTCTGCACAGAACTGTACCTCTTGACCACAAAACCACAAAAACTAGAATGAGCTCAGTCATCAGAAGGAAAGGTTATGCCCCGCAGCTAAAGTTTAGAATATCCACAATACAGTGACGTAGAAACCCCATAACTTTGACCCAAATCCCGAAACTCCAGCAATAGTTCTCATACTTAAACAACAACCATAGTCTCAACTGAGTACCTTTTTCACTGTCAATTGTTAATTTATCTACAAATGAGTAGGCGGAAATCGAGACTTACCTGACGTATCCACCAGTAAACGTAGGTTGAAATCTTGAAACCCTTAGACGAGTCAAATTTCTCTATCCCACGCAGTAGCCCGATCAAACCACCCTGTATTATGAAGTGGTAACAGAGCGAAATGGATCATAATCCCAGTTAAATGCACTAAGGGAGCACGGATTGGATAAAGGAGGGAGTGGATACCTGAACAAGGTCGGACATTTCAGCACCCATGTTATCATATCTCTGAGCTATGGACATGACAAGACGAACGTTGCTCATCGCAAGCTTCTCTCTTGCCAAGGAACTTTCAATCAATCTCGACCGTAATTCAGCACGAGAAATTCTCAAGGAGGTAGCAAGCTGTTCATCAGAGGGCTCACAACCCAGTCTCTCTTTCAGTCTGTAACATCGATAGGAAATTCAGACAACTTTGCATTCAGAGGACCGACAGGCGAgtagcaaaagagaaaaagggtaCCTGGATTTGCGCTCCTCCAAGAAAAGGCCagtcttgatttttttggagAGGGCAACGACCTCTCCGTGGGTGAGCAAGTCATCACTGACGACGCCCTTAACATAACCGTGGAGACGGTGTTGCAGGAGGTCGGGGCTAACAGCCGATCTTGACTGACGGCCCGCAACGGGGGAACAGATTCTCCGCCTGGAGCCCAATCGGCGTTGGCGGGCAGAAAGGCCAGAGCAAGTGACGGGGATCTTCTTGGTGGGCTTGTCTTTGGCGGAATCAGCGAGCACGGTGCGCTCGAAGCAGAGACTCCACTGGGTCTCCAGCATGGACTTCTGCAGCAGCAGGAGCGCCTCCACCGAACAGTCGAGCTCAGGGACATGATGCGCACCCTCTTCAtgcccatcttcatcttcaggCGAGTCGAGAGAGATGGGGAAGGATGAGGGGTGGAGACGTTGGGTGAGAGCTTTGGCGGGAGTGGGGAGGCGATGGGAAGAACGAAAGCAGGGGTTGGAGTTGGGAGGGCGCTTGGGGACGACGGCATTCTTGGTGGAGGAGACACGATCGCTGGCGCTGGCGCTGACGTAGAAGAGCTTGTAGTTGTCGGGGAtatcggaggaggaggaggaagaggaggcggacgccgacgaggaggaggaggaggaggaggatggggAGCTCAACAGCCTCTTCCCAGCGCTCAGGCCGATGACTGCAGCTGTGGCCATCAATACCATCAACGGGAAAGAGGCTCTCTTGAAGAGGGGCGATCTCCAATGAGATGACCACCTCCACGCGTGAAATCCTCCCAACTTTTGACGGGAATGAGACGAACCCAACTCCAAGAATTCAGACAGAGTGGGGAATCACCGGGGAAGTCAAGGGGAGGGGAGCAGGTGCGGGAGGGAAGCGCTTGACCTGAATCGAATGGTGAAGAAGTCGAGGCTTCTCCCCAACCGTCTCACCGGTTTGCTACCAAACAAAACTCTCTACTCCTCCAGCTCTCTCCTGTCCAATTGTTTATACCCttttcttttaaggaaaaaaaagggaggaaaaacaGAGAGGGGATTATTTGCCTCTGCGTCGTGAATTCGAGAAGGTGTGGATGAAGAGGAAAAGGGGAGATATtactaaaaaccaaaaaaagagatgCAAAAATGAAGATAGGGAAAcactcaaaaaaagaaaaaaaaaaaaagaaggaacgaTGGGGGGTTTGAAGATATGGCAGGACGGCCTGCCATTGGTGGATCGGGATATGGGGTCCCGCTTTCAGTGGTGCTCGCTCCGCCATTTGGCCTCTCTCATGTTCGGTCGGTTTCGAAGGAGAGAAGTGGGGATTTCAGCTGAGCGAGACTAACCCGCGATTATGGAAGTGAAGATGATGGATCATCATTATCTCAGTATTTGACTCAAACCGTCTCGCGGGTTTATGTTAGTTCTCCCGCGTGGATACAGCGACTTTCCCGTTAATTGGTTGCAGAATTGGCCCTCACGCTCTGTTGCGCTGTCGGGCAATTACAGTGTAATCTCTAGGCgcattcttctctctctctctaccaatGGTCGCTAGATCGATTGAGCCTCTTTGCCACACTTTGACCTCAATATGAGGCGGCTACGCCTCATGAAGGCCCGGAGGTAATGGGGAAAGGTGGTCATGGCCTCACAGTCGCGTGCAAGGCCGTCATTGCCTACAACCAATGTTTACATTAGTGCCAACCAaacaaaattagacaaaattgGATCCgattgaattaacacaaatgaaaaatgtttataactaaattgacaaaaaaagagtttatgactgaattaggatttgggatttttttgataattttctcaaagaaaTGCACATGAATAGAGAGACCAAGATTTTCAAAACCCTAGATTACAATGCATTTGGTTTAGTATTTCAAAAACCCCTTAGAAAATTTTGGGGTGTTCAACAACCATTCCCAAGGGGGTttagagtaatttttttttgtaacccaAAAATCTTGTACAAATGCATGAACCGACGAAAGAAACTGAGGGGGACACGTAAGTAgaaggacccaccaccccggtCTCTCACTTAAGATCCCAAGTGATCgtgaggggattcgaactcctccccttatGAAGGGAAGAGAGTCCAAACCATCGCGGCTACCAAGACGACGGTGAATAAAAGTTAATATTGAGAAAGTTGAAAACTACTGCCCTTTTAGCTTTGAATGAAGTGTTAttcctagatttttttttttttttttttttataatcatcTTGCCCTCGCTAGCTTTCTCATATTCTCATATTACCCTCattatttttagggtttgtggcTAGTCATTGGCACTGATGACATACGACATTGAGGATAGAAATTGGGTCGTGTTGTGTGACTTGGGCTGACGGCTGTAAGTCAGATTTGGCTCATCAATAgcaaatgatttgattttttaaataaaaaatagaaaaattgcaataaaagCACTTTTTTAATAAATACTATTTAATTGAAAGTTACTTTACAAAAGAGTTACTATAAGGCTGCGTTTAGCAATCGagataaaattcggaattagatataatttatcatatcctacgtTTAGTGCTCGCTCAGGACatgataaagtcggatataaagaTGATATAGgtaggataaaattatctcatgggagaGGTGGGATAAAAGGTgaataggatttctaatgtccataataggaaagttattttttagaataataaaattattaaattaacaaaattgaaattatatttcaatataaataatatttgaattctaaattaagaaattaaaaataaaaaatagaaaattatttttaattaatcttattttaatttatatatttaactttgattatatcttataataaacattcaatttataaattaaatatttatatttattatatattttaggtatttttgcattttaggtatgttagtacagtttactatttgataaaattttattaaagaatgatgaaaaggaaaaaagaaataataaagaaaataatataaataagaggaaaaaaaaataaaataaaaataaattttcatcattttcatttatgaacatttatgttcatttaTAATAACATGCCatttatatcaaaaaatatacatgatatgatatgaatatatttaaatttaatattgtgattcaccaaataatggtcatgatataaaaaaaatcccaaaattccATAGCCTGTCCTATCCAATTCTATtacaattaaaaattcaaacgaCCAAATATAGCCTTAGAGGTGTGCAACCGGATTGGGTATATCCGGTTCCAAGACTAGCCACCCGAAAAACAAAGTCAAGAATCAATTCCCGTTGAAACCGATCTGGGAATCGATTCCCAAAATTCGGAACCCGTTTAAACCGGTTCGGGAACGGGTTCCAAGTGATTACCCACCAAGAAACCAGTTCTTGGATGAGTTTTGGAACCATTTCCCGAACCGGTTTTACAAGTAGAGgtccaaaacctttttttcCCCTGATTTCTATTCTTATTCCCGCAATCACACGACGTTTTTCCTCTTGACTCTCTCAAACACGTACAATACTTCTCCtttgtcattcctcttcctcacttgcttccctctcTCACCGGCTCCCTCTCGCATTGTCCGATGGGCGGACGGATGTTCATTGCTGCCAATTTCTTGTGTATTACATGGATTGACtcacctaatttctcttttgtaagagttatgcttgcataaatgagtaactCCATATAATAATTGTGGGAATAAGATTTATATTAGActcatgtttgttgctaattatttgtcttatgattttatttattataattagccttatggatcattaatttttcatttagtaaaaaagTTTATGTATAATCACCACGCTCGCAGCGGCACACCTGGCTTGGGGCTTTCTCCCCCTCATGAAAGGGAGGAGTACGAATCTCAGAGGTGTTGTTAGGAATTCTTACCTGGAGTACTGTGGTGGTGGCTCCTGCAGTGGCTTCCTCAGGGTTTGTTCACCGGCTGTCGGCTTACGAGGTTCCCtgagttaccaaaaaaaaaaattatgtatatatttattacaagtgcttaatgtttcaatacaaatgaggaggattacgttattttcttgCATATTAATATACATTTGAAGTCGTATATGATATTGGAAGATTACAAAATAGATTTTAATGGAAACATGATTGACCTGGAAGATCGGAAAACACAAGGTGAGTTGAGTATACGATCCAATATAAATAAGGTCGGGTGTATGGTTCAGAAAAGAGGAACCGATTATAATAGAGTTGGGTACAGAGTTTAGATCTAGACCCTACTCATCCTGgaccgatcacccctagttaCTATCAAATGTAATTTGTATTTCCCCAAATGATTCTAGGTTTTCAATATTTGTATTGTacccaaatttcattttcaaaaccaaatgCACCGGCATTAGTTTGTTATTGAGGTGGTGGTGGAGCGGTGGGAGAGGTGTCTCAACCCAATTGGACGCTGTTGTCAGGGGTTTCGAGGCCCAAATGACAAGTGACGATTGCATGGTTAGATCTCGTGATTGTTGCCACTTTTGGGACCCAAACCCCTTTTGAGATTTCGGGATTTTTTTCAGAGCATTTTGCATTCCTTTGCCGGTGGTCATTACTTTCCAAGAGTCATTATATTATATCCGATGCACGCATGCTTTCCCCATTAGTTGAAGCATATAACGACGTCCCGAGCTTTCGTGGAATATTTGTCATTTACTTATTTATCATGTCGAGAATAATAATATGAAGGAAAAAAACAGGcacaaaatcttaaaaaaaattataatttggaCAATAATTATAACAAGGAATAAGTATATAAAAAGTTCTAAGACTTTGAAAAGAATGCAATTAACGGAGTaacttgattgaatcaatttgataagattatgatttgattatacttttggAGAGTTTTGGAACTCAATCACATTTTCAAGacaatttttaggatttaattacattttgaaaattttataacttgattatatcttcgtaataagttttaaaactttaaatACACTTATTCTTAAAATTAAGTATCTTTCAATGAGCATTCTTGAATCTTGTTGTTGTTTTCTATCAATTATATTAtcttgaacaaaaattattttctccaaGGATTGTGTTTGATTCAATGTTCGAAGAATATTGACTGAAATCTTGTGGTAACGTAACTATGATGTATCATGTCAATTAAGAAGTATTAGGAAGAACTTTGTCCAACAtaaagaatggaaaaagaaaacgtcTCATCAaactataaaagaaaagaaagaaaacgtcATATACAAGATATTTTCGGTCTGGTATTCAGCATTGAAAAGATAAAACCTAATTGgcaatttaatcaactaagTGGAATTTACGAGTTCAGTCAACTGGGGGACGTTCATGAATTTTGAATAGTCTTTTATCCTATTTAAAAGTGTCTAGAATTTGATTTGTAAATTTGGTTATAAGATTGATACGATTTTTGGTGCAAGTAAAAGGAGAAAGGGGGGGTGGGCGAGGAGAAGTTCTACCATTTGCCCTC harbors:
- the LOC104450621 gene encoding maltose excess protein 1-like, chloroplastic isoform X2 — its product is MAESVVASSASSCFSRSRSRSRSRAPTPSHSGSLTLRITPPFSSPINYTHLREPLSLFPRHPPLFLLVQSPATPTAASALDSDIPHPQGSSPPAETSTLLRQWDSLTAKFSASSNIPFLLLQLPQIILNARNLLSGNHSALLAVPWLGMLTGLLGNLSLLSYFIKKREKEAVVVQTLGVVSIYVVVFQLAIGRAMPLPIFLVTSLVVATGLLLNFSNYFHLLPPSLWSIWEDFITIGGLSVLPQVMWATFVPYVPHSILPGSIACFIAFVAVLMARTGKLSEKGVRFVGAISGWTATLLFMWMPVSQMWTNFLNPENIKGLSASSMLLAMIGNGLMIPRALFIRDFMWFTGSSWAALFYGYANIVCLYSFNCISREFFLGATAGLLSWLGMALWRDMVAYGYNTPLRSIKELVYGP
- the LOC104450621 gene encoding maltose excess protein 1-like, chloroplastic isoform X1, yielding MAESVVASSASSCFSRSRSRSRSRAPTPSHSGSLTLRITPPFSSPINYTHLREPLSLFPRHPPLFLLVQSPATPTAASALDSDIPHPQVGAVQGSSPPAETSTLLRQWDSLTAKFSASSNIPFLLLQLPQIILNARNLLSGNHSALLAVPWLGMLTGLLGNLSLLSYFIKKREKEAVVVQTLGVVSIYVVVFQLAIGRAMPLPIFLVTSLVVATGLLLNFSNYFHLLPPSLWSIWEDFITIGGLSVLPQVMWATFVPYVPHSILPGSIACFIAFVAVLMARTGKLSEKGVRFVGAISGWTATLLFMWMPVSQMWTNFLNPENIKGLSASSMLLAMIGNGLMIPRALFIRDFMWFTGSSWAALFYGYANIVCLYSFNCISREFFLGATAGLLSWLGMALWRDMVAYGYNTPLRSIKELVYGP
- the LOC104450632 gene encoding RNA polymerase sigma factor sigA, with the translated sequence MVLMATAAVIGLSAGKRLLSSPSSSSSSSSSASASSSSSSSDIPDNYKLFYVSASASDRVSSTKNAVVPKRPPNSNPCFRSSHRLPTPAKALTQRLHPSSFPISLDSPEDEDGHEEGAHHVPELDCSVEALLLLQKSMLETQWSLCFERTVLADSAKDKPTKKIPVTCSGLSARQRRLGSRRRICSPVAGRQSRSAVSPDLLQHRLHGYVKGVVSDDLLTHGEVVALSKKIKTGLFLEERKSRLKERLGCEPSDEQLATSLRISRAELRSRLIESSLAREKLAMSNVRLVMSIAQRYDNMGAEMSDLVQGGLIGLLRGIEKFDSSKGFKISTYVYWWIRQGVSRALVENSRTLRLPAHLHERLGLIRNAKVRLEEKGITPSVDRIAECLNMSQKKVRNATEAIGKVFSLDRDAFPSLNGLPGETHHSYIADIHVENNPWHGVDEWALKDEVNKLMNVTLSKREGEIIRLYYGLDNECLTWEDISKRIGLSRERVRQVGLVALEKLKHMARKRMMEAMLLKH